One Gadus chalcogrammus isolate NIFS_2021 chromosome 22, NIFS_Gcha_1.0, whole genome shotgun sequence genomic window carries:
- the LOC130375646 gene encoding transcobalamin-1-like, with the protein MASSALLSFLLLLSLSGILAQNGGQLPFNLVVVNNQPNSKPMMYSAHAPPGGVLIGAMTKLAKATNSHFSFTSSKNVDYGAFLVSVNGLSGNDQDRTYWELLIKGANKVLITADVGISCYIPQANETVILNYTKW; encoded by the exons ATGGCCTCCTCAGCTCTGCTCTCGTTtctcctgctgctctctctctcagggatcCTCGCCCAAA ATGGAGGCCAGCTGCCCTTCAACCTGGTGGTGGTGAACAACCAACCCAACAGCAAACCAATGATGTACTCCGCACATGCCCCGCCCGGAGGTGTTCTGATCGGGGCCATGACCAAGCTCGCCAAGGCAACCAACTCACACTTTAG CTTCACCTCCTCAAAGAACGTTGACTACGGAGCGTTCCTGGTGAGCGTCAACGGTTTGTCTGGGAACGACCAAGACCGGACATACTGGGAGCTGCTGATTAAGGGAGCAAACAAAGTCCTTATCACAGCTGATGTtg gcatCAGCTGTTACATTCCTCAAGCCAATGAGACGGTTATACTGAATTATACAAAGTGGTAG